One genomic window of bacterium includes the following:
- a CDS encoding nucleotidyltransferase domain-containing protein produces MILNEKEKLSLKKFRMKIEEVLLGNLVEVKLFGSRARGEARKDSDIDILIITAGGDWHIRNVIYDIATDILLEDGICISPKVINKKE; encoded by the coding sequence ATGATACTAAATGAAAAAGAAAAACTATCACTGAAAAAATTCAGAATGAAGATTGAGGAAGTATTATTAGGCAATCTTGTAGAGGTGAAGTTATTTGGTTCCAGAGCTCGTGGAGAGGCTCGGAAGGACTCTGATATAGATATATTAATAATAACTGCTGGTGGAGATTGGCATATTAGAAATGTGATATATGACATAGCTACTGATATACTTCTTGAGGACGGAATTTGCATATCTCCAAAAGTCATTAACAAAAAGGAATAA
- a CDS encoding HEPN domain-containing protein, with translation MNKDIPEHTTKELNRDKKALHAAKVLMKESLFEDCVSRAYYAVLHAAKAALSLAGVESDTHNGVRRMFGLHLVKTEKIEKEFAKILTREQEDREIGDYEVGIEIEEDIARERIEEAEKFVHRIEQYIHGLNE, from the coding sequence ATGAATAAAGATATACCTGAACATACTACTAAGGAATTGAACCGCGATAAAAAGGCCCTTCATGCAGCAAAGGTGCTAATGAAAGAAAGTCTATTTGAAGATTGTGTTTCAAGAGCCTATTATGCTGTCTTGCACGCAGCAAAAGCAGCTTTATCTTTGGCTGGGGTTGAATCAGATACACACAATGGCGTCCGAAGAATGTTTGGTCTACATCTGGTGAAAACAGAAAAGATAGAGAAAGAATTTGCGAAAATACTTACAAGGGAACAAGAGGATAGAGAAATTGGAGACTATGAAGTCGGTATAGAGATAGAAGAAGATATAGCAAGAGAAAGAATTGAAGAAGCAGAGAAGTTTGTTCATAGAATTGAGCAATATATTCATGGATTGAATGAATGA